One genomic region from Marmota flaviventris isolate mMarFla1 chromosome 6, mMarFla1.hap1, whole genome shotgun sequence encodes:
- the C6H6orf132 gene encoding uncharacterized protein C6orf132 homolog yields the protein MKKNQTVQGTFSKLFGKKHANPAATSLYATNPPWIFTQEAPEEGTRDFDGIYYGDNRFNTVSESGTATLKARPRVRPLLTFLPLNAQESHGLAVPTPSVPEDFADKEVTGTSSLVNGNLRLYSSVGDLRPEHYGLNLLIPPPPPGPAPGPPQDISQPPVEAPPLPPPFTAPLPPPLLQESQPPPPPSTAPPPPPVLDTLSPPPALSPPSTPTPPDFIPPAPPLAFLAPPPPSLPAPAPPAPVSPHVMGTHHFPPGGVTKWKSEVALNGRQSEAPRTSPPRSPTELKGSQMGPNPEPHLTFPRSFKVPPPTPVRTSSIPIQEAQGAPPEEEGATKKAPSRFPLPPSFHIRPASQVYADRVPEPDHPKEPRAEAPAPDSPRLSQPATKEQAGTPPPAPPLPPPAPPLPPPAPPLPPGASPLPSAGQAAPPPFRFTKSPKSSSPALKPKPRPPSPQDTSSSEPVDWRDPSQMEKLRSELAAYLCGSRSHRPGPNVASQDKEGKKGLSQLEEAAPTSLPEKPPPGAPEKSPSSSSVPLPPVDYIPQDAPTPSVRQIRNELEARLASAADKETKPSIGSLPPKPRLEGGRIFENGTVNGKFSKPVPKNPPALPTMPLPATSLQSKDTPVQATPPKATPGPATPPKATSGPATPPKATPGPATPPKATSGLTTPEPATPPKATPEPATPPKATSGLITPEPVTPPKATPGLTTPEPATPPKATPGLTTPEPATPPKATPEPAISSAATTLPIRSSQLMAEKDLIPVGQQQKTESQESIVSSQPEAKEPTSEANRLPIPEAPSSPALLPKMSPNPEEVPFLYKPHRNQNSPSREVAVVMPTLARGGAAESEEKEPQGLPVKPPAPAQPADQFLRHPVTGEVVEQGSPMALLLAARQRAQKGRSGGAALGRSSLPGSLQGHRSHPEASSDSIFYSDGRPNSFTVVPKLPKDAEKDSQLTSAAPPMAPSQWKPPQGRDQEPIHRPMWTKAEPRVPVAWERPALSNLSHGRMLPKSSSSPPSPSYRRKDEEEETEFSFEVIPPPPEFSNDPEPPAPAPAPAVQYVGCRGFPKRNNFSDLGQPLDAGPAAPPARGFSRFPGAFYSGAGGLERFSGGGRSLIKKP from the exons AATGCCCAGGAGAGCCATGGGCTGGCTGTGCCCACCCCTTCTGTCCCAGAAGACTTTGCAGACAAAGAGGTGACAG GTACCAGCTCACTGGTCAATGGCAACCTCCGACTGTACAGCTCTGTGGGTGACCTGAGGCCTGAGCACTATGGCCTTAATCTACtcatccccccacctcccccaggcccagccccggGGCCACCCCAGGACATTTCACAACCTCCAGTGGAGGCCCCACCACTGCCTCCACCTTTCACAGCTCCCCTACCACCTCCTCTGCTGCAGGaatcccaacccccacccccacccagcacggccccacctccacctccagtaCTGGACACCCTATCCCCCCCTCCCGCTCTCTCCCCGccctccactcccacccctcCTGACTTCATTCCCCCTGCCCCGCCACTGGCCTTTCTAGCCCCTCCGCCACCCTCCTTGccagccccagcacccccagctcCAGTGTCTCCTCATGTGATGGGGACTCATCACTTTCCCCCTGGGGGTGTCACCAAGTGGAAATCAGAGGTAGCACTGAATGGCAGGCAGTCAGAGGCCCCTAGAACCAGTCCCCCCAGGAGCCCTACTGAGCTAAAAGGGAGCCAAATGGGACCTAACCCAGAGCCTCATCTCACCTTCCCCCGTTCATTCAAAGTGCCTCCCCCAACCCCAGTCAGGACCTCATCTATCCCAATTCAGGAAGCACAAGGGGCtcccccagaggaagaaggggctACCAAGAAGGCTCCCAGCCGCTTTCCACTGCCTCCTAGCTTCCACATTCGTCCCGCCTCCCAGGTCTATGCAGACAGAGTCCCTGAGCCAGACCACCCCAAGGAGCCCAGGGCAGAGGCACCAGCGCCAGACAGCCCAAGGCTCAGCCAGCCAGCAACCAAGGAACAAGCAGGGACTCcaccccccgcccctcccctcccccctcctgcgccccccctccctccccctgcacctCCCCTTCCTCCGGGGGCTTCTCCTTTGCCTTCTGCTGGGCAGGCAGCCCCTCCACCTTTCAGGTTTACCAAAAGCCCTAAATCCAGCTCACCTGCTCTCAAACCCAAGCCCAGACCCCCCAGCCCGCAGGACACCTCCTCTTCAGAACCTGTGGACTGGCGGGATCCCAGCCAGATGGAAAAGCTGCGGAGTGAGCTGGCAGCCTATCTCTGTGGCTCCAGGAGTCACAGGCCAGGCCCCAATGTGGCCTCTCAGGACAAAGAGGGCAAGAAGGGCCTCAGTCAGCTAGAGGAGGCAGCCCCCACCAGCCTGCCAGAGAAACCCCCACCAGGCGCTCCTGAGAAGAGTCCCTCTAGCAGCAGTGTGCCCCTACCCCCAGTGGACTACATCCCCCAAGATGCACCAACCCCCAGTGTTCGGCAAATCCGGAATGAGCTGgaggccaggctggcctcagctgCAGACAAGGAGACCAAGCCCAGCATCGGGTCTCTACCACCTAAACCTCGGCTGGAAGGGGgaagaatttttgaaaatggGACTGTTAATGGCAAATTCTCCAAGCCTGTACCCAAGAATCCACCAGCTCTACCTACCAtgcctcttccagccacatcaCTCCAATCCAAAGACACACCTGTGCAGGCCACACCACCCAAGGCCACACCTGGGCCAGCCACACCACCCAAGGCCACATCTGGGCCAGCCACACCACCCAAGGCCACACCTGGGCCAGCCACACCTCCCAAGGCCACATCTGGGCTGACCACACCTGAACCAGCCACACCACCCAAGGCCACACCTGAACCAGCCACACCACCCAAGGCCACATCTGGGTTGATCACACCTGAACCAGTCACACCACCCAAGGCCACACCTGGGCTGACCACACCTGAGCCAGCCACACCACCCAAGGCCACACCTGGGCTGACCACACCTGAGCCAGCCACACCACCCAAGGCCACACCTGAGCCGGCCATATCATCTGCAGCCACAACTCTGCCCATTAGGTCATCCCAACTGATGGCAGAAAAGGACCTCATCCCTGTAGGGCAGCAGCAGAAGACAGAATCTCAAGAGAGTATAGTATCCTCCCAGCCAGAAGCCAAGGAGCCCACATCAGAGGCCAATAGGCTGCCCATACCAGAAGCCCCCTCTTCTCCAGCCCTCCTACCAAAGATGTCCCCTAACCCAGAAGAAGTGCCATTTCTCTACAAGCCCCATCGCAACCAAAACAGCCCTAGCCGTGAGGTTGCTGTGGTGATGCCTACACTGGCCAGAGGAGGGGCAGCAGAGTCAGAAGAGAAGGAGCCCCAGGGCCTGCCAGTCAaaccccctgccccagcccagcctgctgACCAATTCCTCAGACACCCAGTGACTGGGGAAGTGGTGGAACAGGGCTCCCCCATGGCCCTGCTCTTGGCAGCCAGGCAGAGAGCACAGAAGGGGAGGTCTGGAGGGGCAGCCCTGGGGCGGTCTTCCCTGCCTGGGAGTCTCCAGGGCCACAGGAGCCATCCTGAGGCTAGCTCCGACAGCATCTTCTACAGCGATGGCCGGCCCAACTCCTTTACTGTGGTTCCCAAGTTACCCAAGGACGCTGAGAAGGACTCCCAGCTGACCTCGGCTGCGCCGCCCATGGCACCCAGTCAATGGAAGCCCCCGCAGGGAAGAGACCAAGAGCCAATCCATCGTCCCATGTGGACCAAGGCAGAGCCCCGAGTCCCTGTGGCCTGGGAAAGACCAGCTCTCTCCAACCTCTCCCATGGCCGCATGCTGCCCAagtcctcctcctctccaccctcTCCTTCCTACAGGAGGAAGGACGAGGAAGAGGAAACGGAATTCAGCTTTGAGGTCATCCCACCGCCGCCAGAGTTCAGCAATGACCCCGAGCCCCCGGCCCCGGCTCCGGCCCCGGCCGTCCAGTACGTGGGCTGCCGGGGGTTCCCAAAACGGAACAACTTTTCAGACTTGGGGCAGCCCCTGGACGCGGGCCCTGCGGCCCCGCCGGCTCGTGGCTTCTCGCGCTTTCCCGGTGCGTTCTACTCCGGGGCCGGGGGCCTGGAGCGCTTTTCGGGCGGGGGCCGTTCGCTCATCAAGAAGC CCTGA